From a single Saimiri boliviensis isolate mSaiBol1 chromosome 7, mSaiBol1.pri, whole genome shotgun sequence genomic region:
- the TEX52 gene encoding testis-expressed protein 52 isoform X1 encodes MASNQQRSLRGPSHPPHVEEPFLQMVQASENLLPSQTWAQREFFLPGESWEFPGFTRQAYHQLALKLPPCTDMKSKVRQRLVHPWKGATQHTWGFHTWLDVGRLPATFPTRPDRPYDSNVWRWLTDSKAHRRPPAEHPIPPPSWMGQNSFLTFIHCYSTFVDENRKKQAIFRTVKELKEVEKLKLRSEARAPPLDAQGNIWPPANFKKYQHISDGGRFEPQGLQLMPNPFPNNFARSWPCPNPLPHYQEKVLKLALLPSAPLSQDLIRDFQTLIKDRVALPLHHLSKAQARNTPIRKRKRRTEHF; translated from the exons ATGGCCAGTAACCAGCAAAGATCACTCAGAGGGCCAAGTCACCCACCTCATGTGGAAGAACCATTCCTGCAG ATGGTCCAGGCCAGTGAGAACCTCCTGCCCTCCCAGACGTGGGCTCAGCGTGAGTTCTTCCTCCCCGGTGAGTCCTGGGAGTTCCCTGGCTTCACCCGGCAAGCCTACCACCAGCTGGCCCTGAAGCTGCCGCCCTGCACAGATATGAAGTCCAAGGTGCGGCAGCGGCTCGTCCACCCTTGGAAGGGTGCCACCCAACACACCTGGGGCTTTCACACGTGGCTCGATGTGGGCCGTCTGCCTGCCACCTTCCCCACCCGGCCTGACAGGCCCTACGATAGCAATGTCTGGCGTTGGCTGACCGACTCTAAGGCCCACCGACGTCCCCCCGCAGAGCACCCCATCCCCCCTCCCTCCTGGATGGGGCAAAACAGCTTCCTGACCTTCATCCACTGTTACTCCACATTCGTGGACGAGAATAGGAAGAAGCAGGCGATTTTCAGGACAGTGAAGGAGTTGAAGGAGGTGGAGAAGCTCAAGTTGAGGAGTGAGGCAAGGGCTCCTCCACTAGATGCCCAGGGCAACATCTGGCCTCCGGCGAACTTCAAGAA GTACCAGCACATATCCGATGGTGGGAGGTTTGAACCCCAGGGCCTCCAGCTCATGCCAAACCCATTTCCCAATAATTTCGCCAGGAGCTGGCCCTGCCCGAACCCTCTGCCTCACTACCAGGAGAAGGTGCTAAAGCTGGCCTTGCTGCCCAGTGCGCCCCTGAGCCAGGACCTCATAAGAGATTTCCAAACCCTGATAAAGGACAGAGTTGCCTTACCCCTCCACCATCTCTCCAAGGCACAAGCTCGCAACACCCcaataaggaagaggaagagaagaactgAGCACTTCTAG
- the TEX52 gene encoding testis-expressed protein 52 isoform X2 — protein MASNQQRSLRGPSHPPHVEEPFLQMVQASENLLPSQTWAQREFFLPGESWEFPGFTRQAYHQLALKLPPCTDMKSKVRQRLVHPWKGATQHTWGFHTWLDVGRLPATFPTRPDRPYDSNVWRWLTDSKAHRRPPAEHPIPPPSWMGQNSFLTFIHCYSTFVDENRKKQAIFRTVKELKEVEKLKLRSEARAPPLDAQGNIWPPANFKK, from the exons ATGGCCAGTAACCAGCAAAGATCACTCAGAGGGCCAAGTCACCCACCTCATGTGGAAGAACCATTCCTGCAG ATGGTCCAGGCCAGTGAGAACCTCCTGCCCTCCCAGACGTGGGCTCAGCGTGAGTTCTTCCTCCCCGGTGAGTCCTGGGAGTTCCCTGGCTTCACCCGGCAAGCCTACCACCAGCTGGCCCTGAAGCTGCCGCCCTGCACAGATATGAAGTCCAAGGTGCGGCAGCGGCTCGTCCACCCTTGGAAGGGTGCCACCCAACACACCTGGGGCTTTCACACGTGGCTCGATGTGGGCCGTCTGCCTGCCACCTTCCCCACCCGGCCTGACAGGCCCTACGATAGCAATGTCTGGCGTTGGCTGACCGACTCTAAGGCCCACCGACGTCCCCCCGCAGAGCACCCCATCCCCCCTCCCTCCTGGATGGGGCAAAACAGCTTCCTGACCTTCATCCACTGTTACTCCACATTCGTGGACGAGAATAGGAAGAAGCAGGCGATTTTCAGGACAGTGAAGGAGTTGAAGGAGGTGGAGAAGCTCAAGTTGAGGAGTGAGGCAAGGGCTCCTCCACTAGATGCCCAGGGCAACATCTGGCCTCCGGCGAACTTCAAGAAGTAA